One window of the Allosaccharopolyspora coralli genome contains the following:
- a CDS encoding aminotransferase class V-fold PLP-dependent enzyme, which yields MREAFGATFDVPEGYLDTASIGIPPTVTADAMTETVRRWGSGLDGAGDFVDAADTARAAFGSLIGVPADRVAAGATVSQLVGLVAASLPADTTVLAAAQEFPSVTFPFAVQQRRGVRLTEVGLGELPARVAEHDLVVASVVQANNGRIVDLDALRVAAQAGGTRVLLDVTQAAGWLPLQLEWADFVVGTAYKWLLSPRGSAWMALRPDARALVAPLCANWYSVPDRDAATEGLPARIAEGAHGLDLSPSWFAHVGAATSMSWLLKVDRESVRRHCVGLVDVLREELGQSPAGSAITAVDVPEAHEKLAAAGIAHSVRAGAVRLAFHMYNTVDDVERVMRVLRSA from the coding sequence ATGCGCGAGGCATTCGGAGCGACGTTCGACGTGCCGGAGGGGTACCTCGACACGGCGAGCATCGGGATCCCGCCCACGGTCACGGCCGACGCGATGACGGAGACCGTCCGTCGCTGGGGCAGCGGTCTCGACGGTGCCGGGGACTTCGTGGACGCGGCCGACACCGCCCGGGCCGCGTTCGGCTCGCTCATCGGTGTCCCCGCCGATCGGGTCGCCGCCGGAGCGACGGTGTCCCAGCTTGTCGGCCTCGTCGCCGCGAGCCTGCCCGCCGACACCACCGTCCTCGCCGCGGCGCAGGAGTTCCCGAGCGTGACCTTCCCGTTCGCCGTGCAGCAGCGCCGGGGTGTGCGGCTCACCGAGGTCGGTCTGGGGGAGCTCCCGGCCCGGGTGGCGGAGCACGATCTCGTCGTCGCCAGCGTCGTGCAGGCGAACAACGGTCGGATCGTGGACCTCGACGCCCTGCGTGTGGCGGCGCAGGCGGGTGGGACTCGGGTGCTGCTCGACGTCACGCAGGCTGCCGGGTGGTTGCCGTTGCAACTCGAGTGGGCGGATTTCGTCGTCGGAACCGCGTACAAGTGGCTGCTGTCGCCGCGTGGTTCGGCATGGATGGCGCTACGACCGGACGCTCGCGCTCTCGTCGCGCCGCTTTGCGCGAATTGGTACTCGGTCCCGGACCGGGACGCCGCGACCGAGGGGTTGCCTGCTCGGATTGCCGAGGGCGCGCACGGTCTGGACCTGTCGCCGTCGTGGTTCGCCCATGTCGGGGCGGCCACGTCGATGTCCTGGCTGCTCAAGGTCGACCGCGAGTCGGTGCGCCGGCACTGTGTCGGCCTTGTGGACGTCCTGCGCGAGGAGTTGGGGCAGTCGCCGGCGGGTTCGGCGATCACCGCCGTCGACGTCCCGGAGGCGCACGAGAAGTTGGCCGCCGCCGGCATCGCTCACTCGGTGCGGGCGGGCGCGGTCCGGCTCGCGTTCCACATGTACAACACGGTGGACGACGTCGAACGGGTGATGCGAGTACTCCGTTCGGCATAG
- a CDS encoding YjbQ family protein — protein sequence METEELEVRTGSAEVVQDLNGECQRFLRQVGASDGLLHVWVPHATAGLAVLETGAGSDHDLLAALKDLFPEDDRWQHRHGSPGHGRDHVIPAVVAPYASIPVLGGSMALGTWQSVCLVDTNSDNPVRTVRLSFLAG from the coding sequence ATGGAGACGGAGGAGCTGGAGGTTCGGACCGGGTCGGCCGAGGTGGTACAGGACCTCAACGGCGAGTGCCAACGCTTCCTGCGGCAGGTCGGCGCGAGCGACGGGCTGCTGCACGTCTGGGTTCCGCACGCCACGGCAGGGCTCGCCGTGCTGGAGACCGGAGCGGGCAGCGACCACGACCTCCTCGCCGCACTCAAGGACCTCTTCCCGGAGGACGACCGCTGGCAGCATCGTCACGGTTCACCCGGGCACGGCCGCGACCACGTCATCCCGGCCGTCGTTGCGCCCTACGCCTCGATCCCGGTCCTCGGCGGATCGATGGCATTGGGCACCTGGCAGTCGGTGTGCCTGGTCGACACGAACTCCGACAATCCGGTCCGCACGGTGCGCCTCAGCTTCCTCGCGGGCTGA